Proteins encoded in a region of the Paenibacillus wynnii genome:
- the rplT gene encoding 50S ribosomal protein L20, whose amino-acid sequence MARVKGGFVVRRRHKKVLKLAKGYFGSKHRIFKTAKEQVMKSMVYAYRDRRQTKRNFRRLWIVRINAAARLNGLSYSKLVYGLKLAGVEVNRKMLADLAVNDLNAFNSLAVVAKEKINA is encoded by the coding sequence ATGGCAAGAGTTAAAGGCGGATTTGTAGTTCGTCGTAGACATAAAAAAGTATTGAAGTTGGCAAAGGGTTATTTCGGTTCAAAGCACCGCATTTTTAAAACAGCTAAAGAGCAAGTAATGAAATCGATGGTTTATGCTTACCGTGACCGTCGTCAAACAAAACGTAACTTCCGTAGACTTTGGATCGTTCGTATCAATGCAGCAGCACGTTTGAATGGCTTGTCTTACAGCAAACTTGTATACGGCCTGAAATTGGCTGGAGTAGAAGTTAACCGTAAAATGTTGGCTGATCTGGCTGTAAATGATCTTAACGCATTCAACTCCCTGGCTGTAGTAGCCAAAGAGAAAATCAACGCGTAA
- a CDS encoding phosphatase PAP2 family protein, with amino-acid sequence MRHLFMKLHSWERHLFQWINGRLHNRYLNFWLFYLTHLAGATSTILINIMVWAFAPEPWKTTAIQAFTALAVSHIPVQIVKRMYPRIRPYLALPGTNTFHNPLKDHSFPSGHTTAIFAFLVPYMVLMPVLTIILLPLSCIIGFSRIYLGLHYPSDVVVGAAIGTTIAFSTIALWV; translated from the coding sequence ATGAGACATTTATTCATGAAATTACACTCCTGGGAGCGACATCTTTTCCAATGGATAAACGGGCGTTTACACAACCGTTATCTAAACTTCTGGCTTTTTTATTTAACTCATTTGGCCGGTGCAACTAGTACGATCTTAATCAACATTATGGTCTGGGCCTTTGCCCCCGAGCCTTGGAAGACAACCGCTATCCAAGCTTTTACCGCGCTCGCTGTTAGTCACATACCTGTGCAGATTGTAAAGAGGATGTATCCGCGTATCCGTCCTTACCTTGCGCTTCCCGGTACTAATACTTTCCATAATCCACTTAAGGATCATTCATTTCCTTCAGGGCATACTACCGCCATATTTGCTTTTCTAGTTCCTTATATGGTGTTAATGCCGGTTCTTACAATCATTCTGCTGCCGCTATCTTGCATCATTGGCTTTTCCCGTATATATCTAGGGCTTCATTACCCCTCGGATGTCGTTGTGGGTGCGGCTATTGGTACTACAATTGCCTTTAGTACCATTGCTTTATGGGTCTAA
- the trmB gene encoding tRNA (guanosine(46)-N7)-methyltransferase TrmB, whose amino-acid sequence MRLRGRKGIRESLEGQTDLVILDPRSHKGQWAALFGNDHPIHVEFGMGKGQFISQMSFKYPNINFIGVDMYDELVRRAGEKARTVWEPAGHETPPNLKLALANINYAEEVFEPGELERIYLNFSDPWPKGKHARRRLTHPRFLDKYRGLLGPLGEIHLKTDSRSLFEFSLNAFADFGLQMKNISLDLHADGINEEHVMTEYETKFTGRGVNIHRCEAIVGAEALELYQATRMDKYRL is encoded by the coding sequence ATGCGTTTACGCGGAAGAAAAGGAATACGCGAAAGTCTGGAAGGACAGACCGATCTGGTCATTCTAGACCCTCGTAGTCATAAGGGACAATGGGCGGCTTTATTCGGTAATGATCATCCGATTCATGTAGAGTTTGGAATGGGCAAGGGTCAGTTTATTAGTCAGATGAGCTTCAAATATCCCAACATTAACTTTATCGGTGTGGATATGTATGACGAATTGGTACGTCGTGCTGGTGAGAAGGCAAGAACGGTATGGGAACCGGCGGGACATGAGACACCCCCGAATCTTAAGTTGGCGCTTGCTAACATTAATTATGCGGAAGAAGTATTTGAGCCGGGAGAACTGGAGCGAATATACCTTAATTTTAGCGATCCATGGCCAAAGGGCAAACACGCTCGACGTCGTTTGACACATCCGCGGTTTCTCGACAAATACCGCGGATTGCTCGGGCCGCTTGGTGAGATTCACCTAAAGACGGATTCACGCAGTCTTTTTGAATTTTCTTTAAATGCTTTTGCTGATTTCGGACTTCAGATGAAAAACATCTCATTAGACCTGCATGCAGATGGTATTAATGAGGAGCATGTAATGACTGAATATGAGACTAAATTCACAGGACGGGGCGTTAACATTCACCGTTGTGAAGCGATTGTTGGAGCGGAAGCGTTGGAACTATACCAAGCAACACGCATGGATAAATACAGACTTTAG
- the rpmI gene encoding 50S ribosomal protein L35, with protein MPKMKTHSSLKGRFKITGTGKVTRYKAHKNHLLSHKSKRAKRVLNGNPVMAPGDVRRLRQGLANLK; from the coding sequence ATGCCTAAAATGAAAACACATAGCAGCCTGAAAGGCCGCTTCAAGATTACCGGAACTGGCAAAGTAACACGTTACAAAGCTCACAAGAACCACTTGCTGTCCCACAAATCTAAACGCGCTAAGCGTGTTCTGAATGGTAATCCAGTAATGGCCCCTGGGGATGTAAGACGTTTGAGACAAGGTCTAGCTAACTTGAAATAG
- the infC gene encoding translation initiation factor IF-3, which produces MINDEIRSKEVRLVGAEGEQIGITPIREALQMAIDLNLDLVNVAPQAKPPVCRIMDYGKFRYETQKKEKEARKNQKIVDIKEVWFRANIEEHDYQTKFRNVLKFLGEGDKVKCSVRFRGREITHASIGQKILERVKNEVADITVVERQPKLEGRSMIMILAPKQQ; this is translated from the coding sequence ATGATCAATGATGAAATTCGGTCCAAAGAGGTTCGGTTGGTTGGTGCAGAAGGGGAACAAATCGGAATCACACCGATCCGCGAGGCGTTGCAGATGGCGATTGATCTTAATCTTGATTTAGTCAACGTAGCACCACAGGCGAAACCGCCGGTATGCCGCATCATGGATTACGGCAAGTTCCGTTATGAAACGCAGAAGAAAGAAAAGGAAGCTCGTAAGAACCAGAAGATCGTTGACATTAAGGAAGTTTGGTTCCGTGCTAACATTGAGGAACATGATTATCAGACTAAATTCCGCAATGTTCTCAAGTTTCTGGGTGAAGGCGATAAAGTGAAATGCTCCGTACGTTTCCGCGGACGTGAGATTACACATGCGAGTATCGGCCAGAAGATTTTGGAGCGTGTTAAGAATGAAGTTGCCGATATAACTGTTGTTGAGCGCCAGCCTAAGCTGGAAGGTCGCAGCATGATTATGATTTTGGCTCCTAAACAACAATAA
- a CDS encoding TIGR01212 family radical SAM protein (This family includes YhcC from E. coli K-12, an uncharacterized radical SAM protein.): MSNLQQTNVSPLWGDKRFHTWNYEMHEQFNNKVFKVMLDAGFTCPNRDGSVAKGGCTFCSARGSGDFAGSRRDDLVTQFNNVRDRQHIKWPNAQYIGYFQAYTNTYAPVEELREYFEIILQQPGVVGLSIATRPDCLPDDVVEYLAELNQRTYLWIEMGLQTIHNSTSELINRAHDTACYEEAVQKLRRHNIRVCTHIIHGLPQETHEMMLETISAVAGMGVQGIKIHLLHLMRKTPMVKQYEAGLLRFLEKDEYVKLIVDSLELLPPEMIVHRLTGDAPRDLLIGPMWSLKKWEVLNAIDDELKARDSWQGKYWRKN, translated from the coding sequence ATGTCTAACCTTCAACAAACTAACGTATCCCCGCTGTGGGGAGATAAACGATTTCATACCTGGAATTACGAAATGCATGAACAATTTAACAACAAAGTATTTAAGGTAATGCTCGATGCCGGCTTTACCTGTCCGAATCGTGATGGCTCTGTAGCCAAGGGCGGATGTACCTTTTGCAGTGCGCGCGGTTCCGGAGATTTCGCCGGAAGTCGTCGGGATGACCTCGTAACCCAGTTCAACAATGTGCGTGACAGACAGCATATTAAATGGCCCAATGCACAATACATTGGATATTTCCAAGCATATACCAACACCTATGCTCCCGTAGAGGAACTAAGGGAATATTTCGAAATTATTTTGCAGCAGCCCGGAGTAGTCGGTCTATCTATCGCCACACGCCCGGATTGCCTTCCTGATGATGTCGTAGAATACTTGGCAGAATTAAATCAGCGCACCTATCTATGGATAGAAATGGGTCTTCAAACGATCCATAACTCCACTTCCGAGCTCATCAACCGTGCTCATGATACAGCCTGTTATGAGGAAGCCGTTCAGAAGCTTCGACGCCATAACATTCGGGTATGTACTCATATCATTCATGGTTTGCCGCAGGAAACACACGAAATGATGCTCGAGACCATATCCGCTGTAGCCGGTATGGGTGTCCAAGGCATCAAGATTCACCTCCTTCATCTAATGCGTAAAACACCGATGGTGAAGCAGTACGAAGCCGGACTCCTACGCTTTCTGGAAAAGGACGAGTATGTGAAGTTAATCGTAGATTCTCTGGAACTGCTTCCCCCCGAAATGATTGTGCATCGTCTCACCGGGGATGCTCCGAGAGATTTGCTTATTGGACCTATGTGGAGCCTGAAGAAATGGGAAGTCCTGAATGCGATCGATGACGAATTGAAAGCACGGGACAGTTGGCAGGGTAAGTATTGGAGGAAAAACTGA
- a CDS encoding class I SAM-dependent methyltransferase → MGFMSVLSFAHKLITERLVPGDRAIDATVGTGADTLFLAKALGPRGEVYGFDIQSAALDLARERLQQAGKELNGAIAPITLLLESHAAMVESVPPSWPGTVGAVMFNLGYLPSGDADKSIITQTDSSIAALEASLQLLRPGGIVTAVLYPGHQGGDLEAAAVESWAAGVPTHVAQSIIYRQLQRSTSPYVIALEKKRS, encoded by the coding sequence ATGGGCTTTATGTCCGTTCTCAGTTTTGCCCATAAATTAATCACTGAACGGTTGGTACCGGGTGATCGGGCTATAGATGCTACAGTGGGAACAGGTGCTGATACGCTTTTTTTGGCCAAGGCTCTGGGTCCACGCGGTGAGGTGTATGGCTTCGATATCCAATCTGCCGCTTTAGACCTTGCTAGGGAGCGGCTGCAGCAAGCAGGTAAAGAATTAAACGGAGCTATCGCTCCAATAACACTGCTGCTGGAGAGTCACGCTGCTATGGTCGAGAGTGTTCCACCATCCTGGCCCGGAACTGTTGGAGCTGTTATGTTCAATCTGGGCTATCTTCCCTCTGGAGATGCCGATAAAAGCATTATCACCCAGACTGACAGTTCCATTGCAGCGCTTGAAGCCTCCCTCCAGCTGCTGCGTCCGGGCGGGATTGTTACCGCAGTGCTCTACCCCGGCCATCAAGGCGGTGATCTTGAAGCGGCTGCCGTAGAGTCTTGGGCAGCCGGAGTTCCAACGCATGTGGCGCAAAGTATTATTTATCGTCAGCTACAGCGCTCCACCTCTCCCTATGTTATTGCATTAGAGAAAAAAAGGAGCTGA
- a CDS encoding glycosyltransferase family 2 protein: MTDALFVSLQVILAAIALYQFTFSIFGLHKKKNKVRFAPEKSFAVLVAAHNEEQVVGALMENMKQLNYPKELYDVFVICDNCTDGTAQIVKDHGMNACVRTNPNQRGKGFAIEWMLKELWSMPRDYDAIVMFDADNLAHTEFLMEMNNDLCSGARVIQGYIDTKNPEDSWITAAYGVSYWYINRLWQLSRHNLNMANFLGGTGMCFETNLLKEIGWGATSLVEDLEFTMRSASKGVYPKFNYDAKVFDEKPLTFKASSRQRLRWMQGHFTVARRYFFPLLWQSIKERSLTKFDLALYGANVYIVLLTFLMTAVMFVDISFFDGPNIANIYGHLPLWLSYAAVVANLFTFFIAMILEKVKFKKVYVYLLLFPIYLISWYPITFYAFFTQNNKQWSHTKHTRVVRLEEVQSKQV, encoded by the coding sequence ATGACAGATGCATTGTTTGTATCGCTCCAAGTGATCTTGGCGGCAATTGCGCTTTACCAATTTACATTCTCGATATTCGGATTGCACAAGAAGAAGAATAAGGTGAGATTCGCGCCCGAGAAGTCGTTTGCGGTGCTCGTAGCAGCGCACAACGAAGAACAAGTTGTTGGAGCATTGATGGAGAACATGAAGCAACTTAATTATCCCAAAGAATTGTACGATGTATTTGTGATTTGTGATAATTGTACAGATGGTACAGCCCAAATTGTAAAAGATCATGGCATGAATGCTTGTGTCCGTACCAATCCGAATCAAAGAGGTAAAGGATTTGCCATCGAGTGGATGCTTAAAGAATTATGGAGCATGCCTCGTGACTATGATGCGATTGTAATGTTTGACGCCGACAATCTTGCACATACCGAATTTCTTATGGAGATGAATAATGATCTCTGTTCAGGTGCACGGGTTATTCAAGGATACATTGATACCAAGAATCCGGAGGATTCCTGGATTACTGCAGCTTACGGAGTTTCGTACTGGTATATCAACCGTTTGTGGCAGCTTTCCCGTCATAATTTGAATATGGCGAACTTCCTGGGTGGTACCGGAATGTGCTTCGAGACCAATCTCTTGAAGGAAATTGGCTGGGGCGCAACGAGCCTTGTAGAGGACTTAGAATTCACGATGCGCAGTGCATCGAAGGGTGTCTATCCGAAATTCAATTATGATGCAAAGGTATTTGACGAAAAGCCGTTAACGTTCAAGGCGTCTTCCAGACAGCGGCTTCGCTGGATGCAGGGGCATTTTACGGTGGCGCGCCGTTATTTCTTCCCTTTGTTGTGGCAGAGTATTAAAGAGCGCAGCCTCACGAAGTTTGATTTGGCTCTCTATGGTGCTAATGTCTACATTGTGCTGCTGACCTTCCTGATGACCGCGGTAATGTTCGTTGATATTTCGTTCTTTGATGGACCTAATATTGCAAATATTTATGGTCATTTGCCATTGTGGCTCAGCTATGCAGCTGTTGTTGCTAACTTGTTCACCTTCTTCATTGCTATGATTCTTGAGAAGGTCAAGTTCAAGAAGGTCTATGTGTATTTGCTGCTCTTCCCGATTTACCTAATCTCTTGGTATCCCATTACGTTCTACGCTTTCTTCACTCAGAACAACAAACAATGGAGCCATACCAAGCATACTCGCGTGGTTCGATTAGAAGAAGTGCAGAGCAAGCAGGTTTAA